CGTCACAGGGCGTAAATTTGGGAGTTCGCGACCTGCAGCGTCCGGCAACGTCACCGACGCGCAGGGGCCGCCGTGGTCGGCCTGCTCCTCACTTTCACCCGTTGTACGGCGACGCTGTAACGACTCCAGCCGAAGCAGGCGGGAGTGTCAAGCCGGTCAGAGGCGCAGCAATTAACGACATCACGTCATTATCCGCGCGCAacttcccccaccctcctccatGCCGTGCGGAGTCCTCCGTCAGTGCCTCCGGTCGccccccagcagcgccaccgctttCACACCATGGAGGTGCCGCTCAGCTGTTGACGAGGTGGGATGGTAatggaagcgctgctgctgttcctaGTGCCGCCTCCCCGTGTCTACACGGGCGCGAGGGGTGCCCGTCGTCCACGACTGAGTGCAGTACTTCATCTTCTATTTCCTTTATAGAGGATCGAGCACGATGCTTAGTGCACACCGTAAGCGCGGCGTCGCTCCTGCCGacaccactgcagcgcatTCTCGTCGATGTACTGCGCACTCTTCAGCAAGAGCGCGCACAGCTGAGAGGGCAGCGTCCGTGCCGACGGCACTCACGGTCCCTTGGCACTGACATGGGCGCAGGCGTTACCGAGTGTATGGTGgatgcggcgcaggcgccgtCACCTGCGGTGGCCGCAGGCattttttctgctttcctCACTGCACACCCGGCGGACGGTTCCGCGCTACTCTCCTCCCCAATTCTACTGGTTGGTACAGCGCTCGCTGAGCTTGTTGCCCTTGGCCAGATTGCCTCGTGTGCCATACCCGaaccgcagctgctgtccttTCTTGATGTGGCCATCAGCGTAGGCCACCCCGGGGCAATGCACTCTGTGGCCGTCTGTCTGCGCGACGGCACAGTGGGCCTGCAGCGAGACGCAGCATCGAGCGAAACGTGGTTGCGCTGTGCGTCCTCAGCCGGCTATCTTCCTGCTATGCACGAGCTCGGCGAGACCTACGAGCGTGACGCACCCGCGTCCTCCAAGTTGCTTGTTGAGGCGGCGGAAGATGGTGCTGACTGGGGCGAGGCGATGCGGTGGTATCGGCAGGCGGCGGAAGCTGGGTACCCACCATCGCAGCTGAACTTGGGTAAGCTGTTCCTCGTGGCGGCTGAACATGCCCAAAGCGAgggctcagcagctgcaccgcaggTGGCGCATCTGCTCACGGAGGCCAAGCGCTGGCTGCACGCCTGCGCCGCAACCGGCgtagaggaggcggtgcgcctcATGGGGCGTATCGAGGGGTGAGGTGCGCGCTAAGGATCCTGCTGCGTGCCCAGTGAGGTTGGCAGTGCTTATTGTGCGTTTGTTTCTGTAGAGAGAGTCGTGCGACGGACGTGCTCACACTTCGTTCGCCGTCCTCTATGTCTTtgcgtttctctctgcctttcgcgctgcctcgtcttcctctggGCATTTCACTCGTGGTAGTTCGTGTTTCCCAGCGTGGAAGCTCGCGGAGGCGCTCTTGCACGCGATGAGAGGGGAAGATGGCGCATGGCACTGCAGAGCACAGAGCACAATGTATACTAAAAGCGCTAAGGACGGGCGCACAGGCGTGTTAGTGTGCTTGTCTGTGTgattgccgctgcagcgccgcatctcGCATGTCCTCATCGTGGGCTCATTCGTGTCTTTCATCACCCCCAACACTTACTCC
Above is a genomic segment from Leishmania panamensis strain MHOM/PA/94/PSC-1 chromosome 7 sequence containing:
- a CDS encoding hypothetical protein (TriTrypDB/GeneDB-style sysID: LpmP.07.1110), with product MPPVPRRSGASLTTSMPPSQGVNLGVRDLQRPATSPTRRGRRGRPAPHFHPLYGDAVTTPAEAGGSVKPVRGAAINDITSLSARNFPHPPPCRAESSVSASGRPPAAPPLSHHGGAAQLLTRWDGNGSAAAVPSAASPCLHGREGCPSSTTECSTSSSISFIEDRARCLVHTVSAASLLPTPLQRILVDVLRTLQQERAQLRGQRPCRRHSRSLGTDMGAGVTECMVDAAQAPSPAVAAGIFSAFLTAHPADGSALLSSPILLVGTALAELVALGQIASCAIPEPQLLSFLDVAISVGHPGAMHSVAVCLRDGTVGLQRDAASSETWLRCASSAGYLPAMHELGETYERDAPASSKLLVEAAEDGADWGEAMRWYRQAAEAGYPPSQLNLGKLFLVAAEHAQSEGSAAAPQVAHLLTEAKRWLHACAATGVEEAVRLMGRIEG